A region of uncultured Draconibacterium sp. DNA encodes the following proteins:
- a CDS encoding lytic transglycosylase domain-containing protein, whose product MKKKIWRRFVAPFLVVMNIAVVVVILVSAQSGSTEVVVNNAVRYEPVELPEAVSFAGEKMPLDRFYVKEALDRELLSNAYFHSQTIRYIKLIPRYFPIIEPILKEHGIPDDFKYLAVAESGLNPRAISPARAAGFWQLMEGTATDYGLEINSEVDERYHIEKATHVACEYIKDAYEKFGSWTMVAAAYNRGMTGVNRQIIRQKEDDYYDLLITTETARYVYRIVALKLLLENPEKYKFYIPDEDKYQIISTKKVEIKGSVANFADYAKQHGVSYKVLKDFNPWLRENELTYSGRKRYWVEIPEL is encoded by the coding sequence ATGAAGAAGAAAATTTGGAGGAGATTTGTAGCACCGTTTTTGGTGGTGATGAACATTGCAGTGGTAGTGGTTATTCTGGTATCAGCGCAATCGGGGAGTACCGAAGTAGTGGTGAATAATGCGGTAAGATACGAGCCTGTTGAGTTACCCGAAGCAGTTAGTTTTGCCGGAGAGAAAATGCCGCTCGATCGCTTTTATGTGAAAGAAGCACTCGATCGCGAACTGCTTTCCAACGCTTATTTTCATTCTCAAACCATTCGCTACATTAAATTGATTCCTCGCTATTTTCCTATCATCGAGCCCATCCTGAAAGAACACGGTATTCCTGATGATTTTAAATACCTGGCAGTCGCCGAAAGTGGTCTGAATCCAAGGGCTATTTCGCCTGCACGAGCAGCTGGTTTTTGGCAGTTGATGGAAGGAACAGCAACAGATTATGGTTTGGAAATAAACAGTGAAGTTGACGAGCGTTACCACATTGAAAAGGCAACACATGTAGCCTGCGAATACATTAAAGATGCCTACGAAAAATTCGGAAGCTGGACAATGGTTGCAGCTGCCTATAATCGTGGAATGACGGGGGTTAACCGCCAGATTATAAGGCAAAAAGAAGATGATTATTACGATTTGCTGATTACCACTGAAACAGCTCGTTACGTGTACCGCATCGTTGCCTTGAAATTGTTACTTGAAAATCCGGAGAAGTATAAATTTTATATTCCAGATGAGGATAAATACCAGATAATTTCAACCAAAAAAGTGGAGATCAAAGGTTCGGTAGCCAACTTTGCCGACTATGCAAAACAACACGGTGTGAGTTACAAAGTACTCAAAGATTTTAATCCGTGGCTACGGGAGAATGAACTCACTTATTCGGGCAGGAAAAGATATTGGGTGGAGATTCCGGAATTGTAA